The Algoriphagus sp. TR-M9 genome has a window encoding:
- a CDS encoding sensor histidine kinase — MSVSYQERIARRLTLVTALLVLLVFAIIYVVVDYTVVQSIDRELKLETDKHLGQIFLVEGEIKFAHKDEWQEQEHSQIQLNPIFIEIVDTQGLSMDRSPNLGENHLSFYPDRAHQDEAWTLKTGSREVRQMQIPLKHEGRDEGYMLVAKSFEDARDLLTNLRNILLILYPGILISLFLSMRFLAGKSIQPIKNIIAKTNQISQSNLNERVPEVEPDDEIAQLTRSINGLLARLEQALIREKQFTSDASHELRTPLAVMKGTLEVLIRKPRTGQEYEEKIRMTLGSIDRMSAMIDQLLSLARVGNNGRASIDEVELLSFTRDIVARHKGESGREVSLQTNLSKPLFVRVNEGSLQMIFNNLLQNALKYSAGDSPINLKLGIHDALPFVQVEDQGSGISDEALEKIFDPFYRDVAANPGVSGTGLGLAIVRKLANESHIQVEVESETGKGSVFRLIFEKKI, encoded by the coding sequence ATGAGTGTATCCTATCAAGAGCGCATCGCCCGAAGGCTTACATTAGTAACCGCACTGTTGGTCTTACTGGTGTTTGCCATCATCTACGTAGTGGTGGACTATACCGTGGTGCAGAGTATAGATCGTGAACTAAAACTGGAGACGGATAAGCATCTGGGCCAGATTTTTTTGGTGGAAGGGGAGATCAAATTTGCCCACAAAGATGAATGGCAGGAGCAGGAGCATAGTCAGATCCAGCTCAATCCGATTTTCATAGAAATAGTAGACACACAAGGCTTATCCATGGACCGCTCCCCGAATCTGGGAGAAAACCACCTGAGCTTTTACCCCGATCGTGCGCACCAAGATGAGGCCTGGACTTTGAAAACTGGAAGTCGGGAGGTGAGACAGATGCAGATTCCCTTGAAGCATGAGGGCCGAGATGAAGGCTATATGCTGGTAGCCAAGTCCTTTGAAGATGCCCGGGATCTGTTGACCAATCTGAGGAATATACTGTTGATTTTGTATCCGGGGATATTGATTTCCTTGTTTCTTTCCATGCGCTTTCTGGCTGGGAAAAGCATTCAGCCCATCAAAAACATCATAGCTAAGACCAACCAGATCTCCCAAAGTAACCTCAATGAGCGCGTACCTGAGGTGGAACCCGACGATGAAATTGCGCAGCTGACCAGGTCCATCAATGGCCTTTTGGCCAGGTTGGAGCAGGCTTTGATCCGTGAAAAGCAATTTACCTCAGATGCCTCACATGAACTTAGAACCCCGCTGGCGGTCATGAAAGGTACTTTGGAGGTGCTCATCCGAAAGCCCAGAACCGGACAAGAGTATGAAGAAAAAATCCGGATGACGTTGGGTAGCATAGATAGAATGTCAGCTATGATCGATCAGTTGCTTTCCCTCGCACGGGTCGGTAATAACGGACGAGCATCTATTGACGAGGTGGAACTCCTCTCCTTTACTAGGGATATAGTAGCGCGACACAAAGGAGAGAGTGGGCGAGAGGTGAGCTTGCAGACTAATTTGAGCAAACCACTTTTTGTAAGGGTCAATGAAGGCTCTTTGCAGATGATCTTCAATAACCTTTTGCAGAATGCCCTGAAATACTCAGCTGGAGATTCTCCCATCAATTTGAAATTAGGGATTCATGATGCTCTTCCTTTTGTACAGGTAGAAGATCAGGGGAGCGGAATTTCCGATGAGGCTTTAGAAAAGATCTTTGACCCTTTTTATAGGGATGTGGCCGCAAACCCAGGGGTGTCCGGAACTGGATTGGGACTGGCTATTGTCAGGAAACTCGCCAACGAATCACATATTCAGGTGGAAGTAGAAAGTGAAACAGGGAAGGGGAGTGTTTTCCGATTGATTTTTGAAAAGAAAATTTAA
- a CDS encoding response regulator transcription factor, with product MRILVVEDEPGISGFLKQGLEEESYEVTVAETGPSGLDLAQEGDFDLLLLDWLLPGMSGLELCSAFREKNKRTPVIFLTAKDTVDETIAGLQSGANDYIKKPFHFEELLERIRVQLRQKQIEPEVHALGSVRLYPAKHQVYKGNEEVVLTQKEFALLEFLMKNKGEVCRRTSIIEQVWDIHFEYNTGVIDVFINSLRKKLGFHQEDNLIHTVRGVGYIAKEQ from the coding sequence ATGCGAATTCTAGTCGTAGAGGATGAGCCTGGGATTTCGGGTTTTCTCAAGCAAGGTTTGGAAGAGGAATCTTACGAGGTGACTGTGGCCGAAACAGGCCCTTCCGGCTTGGATTTGGCTCAGGAGGGCGATTTTGACCTGCTTCTTTTGGATTGGTTGCTGCCGGGGATGAGCGGACTGGAACTTTGCTCGGCATTTAGGGAAAAAAATAAGCGGACCCCAGTTATTTTTCTTACGGCCAAAGATACAGTGGACGAAACCATAGCAGGATTGCAGTCCGGCGCCAACGATTACATCAAAAAGCCCTTTCACTTTGAAGAATTACTGGAACGGATACGGGTGCAGCTGCGCCAAAAGCAAATAGAACCGGAAGTGCATGCGCTAGGATCTGTCCGTTTATATCCGGCAAAACATCAGGTTTACAAAGGCAATGAAGAGGTGGTTCTCACGCAGAAGGAATTCGCTCTTTTGGAATTTCTGATGAAAAACAAAGGTGAAGTATGCCGGCGCACCAGCATTATCGAGCAAGTTTGGGATATTCATTTTGAATATAACACCGGAGTGATCGATGTTTTTATCAATTCGCTGCGCAAAAAGCTGGGTTTTCATCAAGAGGATAATCTGATTCATACTGTGCGGGGAGTGGGTTATATAGCCAAAGAACAATGA